In Jannaschia sp. W003, the genomic stretch TAGGTCTGCGCCCGCCAGTCGCCGTTGGTCAGCAGGACCGGGGCGCCGTCCGCGTTGGTGACCATCATCGCGAGGCCGCCGTCGCCGGGGCTGTAGGCGGCGCCGCGCCCGGCCTCGGACCCGAGGCCGAGGTTCTCCTCCCAGTCGACCATCATGAAGGCGAAGGTCACGGGTCGCCGGGCGGTGAAGCGCACGACCGAGGCGTTGAAGGGGGTGAACGGCACCGCGTCGACCCCGAGCAGCGTGCCGTTGGCGTGCAACTCGAAGTCGTCGTCGCCGAAGAGGTAGGCGACGAACGCCTCGTCGCCACCCGCGTCGATCACGGGGATGGCGGCGAGGTCCACAGCCCTTGCGTCCGCCGGCGTGACCCCCGCGCATTCGTTGTAGAGGTCGGGCGCCGCGGGGGCCGAGCCGAAGGCGGTCTCGGCCGGCACGGTCCATTCGGTCCCGTCTCGGGCCGTGATGCGGCCCACGTCGGTGGGGCGCCCTCCGTCGCAAGTGTAGAGGTCCTGGACGACGGTTTCGGCGGATCCGACCGTGATGCTCGGCTCCTGCGCCTGGACGGCCCCGGTGCAGAGACCAAGGCAGACGGCGATGCGGACGGCCTCACTCATCGCGCGGCCCCCTGCGGCCATGCGCGGCCAAGGCCAGGGTCGCGTCGCAGGTCGTCTCCGTCCCGCCGTTGGCGCACCCCGCCGCCGCGCTGAGGCAGGGCAGAACGGCGTTCGCCGCCGGGTCGCCTGCGTGGTAGTGGTAGCCCAGCCCCTCGACCGCCTGACCCCGGCAGGCGTCGAGATCGGACGGCTCGGAGCTACCTGCGTCGAAGCGCGCGTGCAGCATGTGCCCGTCCAGCGCGATGCCCACGATGGGCGCATGGGCCTCCACGGCTGCCTCCACCTCGGTCGAGCAGCCGGTCAGCGCGTGGTAGTGATACCCCATCCCGAGGTTCACGTGCCCCCCGCAATCGTCGAACGGCGCGAGCGTGTGGGCGTCGAGGATCGCGTCGCGCGGGGCCGGCCCGTCGATCCGCGCGCCGCTGAAGGCGACCCCGGCGCCGAAGCCGTCCGTGACCGGCGAGGGGTCGCCCGTCATCACGGGCACGACCGGGACGACGTAGGTCTTGGTCGCGGGGCTCTCCATGTAGTCGCCTTCGCACTGGACGCAGTAGTTGTTGTACTCCTCCGCCACGTCGGGCCGCGCCGCCGCCCGGCATCCCTCCAGCGTGTCGGTCACGCGGATCTCGCCGGTATCGGGGTCGAAGAGCTGCTAGACGGGATCGTCGTAGTACGCGTCGAAATTGGCGATGAACGGGCCGTCCACTTCGTAGACCCGGTCGTTCTCGAGCCAGATGCCGCCGGCGTCCGGGCCGTCCTGCGCGACGTTCGTGGGGCACCAGGGGCCGGTCGCGTGATCCTCGGGCGCGCCCATCACCGTGATCGCGAAGCAGGACGTCTCCGTGCCGTCGCTCAGGGTGCAGTCGACGATCGACGGCTCCCCGACGACGGCCCCGGCGGCGAAGTGGGAGACCAGCGTCTCGAGCCGGCTCTGCGGGTCGTTCTCCTGGGCGGACGCCGGGCCGGCG encodes the following:
- a CDS encoding YHYH protein is translated as MTDTLEGCRAAARPDVAEEYNNYCVQCEGDYMESPATKTYVVPVVPVMTGDPSPVTDGFGAGVAFSGARIDGPAPRDAILDAHTLAPFDDCGGHVNLGMGYHYHALTGCSTEVEAAVEAHAPIVGIALDGHMLHARFDAGSSEPSDLDACRGQAVEGLGYHYHAGDPAANAVLPCLSAAAGCANGGTETTCDATLALAAHGRRGPRDE